A DNA window from Pyrus communis chromosome 3, drPyrComm1.1, whole genome shotgun sequence contains the following coding sequences:
- the LOC137730174 gene encoding heavy metal-associated isoprenylated plant protein 47-like produces MKKIVMKVSMNCRKCQTKALKIAATVEGVSSVALGEENDRVVVIGDRVDAFKLAKNLRKKFKAADILTVAEVK; encoded by the exons ATGAAG aAGATTGTGATGAAGGTATCGATGAATTGCCGGAAATGCCAAACGAAGGCGCTCAAAATTGCTGCTACAGTAGAAG GTGTGAGTTCTGTGGCGTTGGGAGAGGAAAATGACAGAGTGGTGGTGATTGGGGACAGAGTGGACGCCTTTAAGTTGGCCAAGAACTTACGGAAGAAATTCAAGGCCGCCGACATTCTCACCGTCGCAGAAGTCAAGTGA
- the LOC137729501 gene encoding uncharacterized protein codes for MMIFSSFSDFSFSSWSDAELTNSTTSRLSLSPSLSHRSPSSLQGIHSSARNQMARSALDETSLSGAFVRTASVFRNFISRDPNSQFPAEAGRYHLYVSYACPWASRCLAYLSIKGLDKAISFTSVKPIWERTKESDEHMGWVFPASETELAGAEPDPLNGAKSIRELYELASTQYTGKYTVPVLWDKKLKTIVSNESGEIIRMFNTEFNDIAENASLDLYPPHLQSQIDQTNEWIYDKINNGVYKCGFARKQEPYDEAVKQLYEALDKCEEILSKQRYLCGNTLSEADIRLFVTLIRFDEVYVVHFKCNKKVLREYPNLFNYTKDIFQVPGMSSTVNMDHIKRHYYGSHPSINPFGIIPSGPDIDYSSPHDRNRFST; via the exons ATGATGATCTTTTCCTCGTTTTCagacttttctttttctagttgGTCGGACGCAGAGCTCACCAACAGCACTACATcacgactctctctctctccaagtCTCTCCCACAGATCCCCTTCAAGCCTTCAAG GTATTCATTCTTCAGCACGCAATCAAATGGCTCGATCTGCACTAGACGAGACCTCACTATCAGGTGCATTTGTGAGAACTGCTTCTGTATTTCGTAACTTCATTTCGCGGGACCCGAATTCTCAATTTCCGGCAGAAGCTGGAAGATATCATCTGTATGTATCATATGCTTGCCCTTGGGCTTCCAGGTGCCTTGCATACTTGAGCATAAAAGGACTCGATAAAGCCATCAGCTTTACG TCAGTCAAACCGATATGGGAAAGGACAAAAGAAAGTGATGAACATATGGGTTGGGTTTTTCCTGCTTCCGAAACAGAGCTAGCGGGAGCTGAACCTGACCCTTTGAATGGAGCAAAAAGCATTAGAGAACTTTACGAGCTTGCAAGCACACAGTATACTGGAAAGTACACAGTTCCA GTTCTATGGgataaaaaactcaaaacaattGTGAGTAATGAGAGCGGGGAGATTATTCGCATGTTCAATACTGAATTCAACGATATAGCTGAAAATGCGTCTTTGGACTTATATCCTCCTCACTTGCAATCCCAAATTGATCAGACAAATGAGTGGATATATGACAAGATAAACAACGGTGTCTATAAATGCGGGTTTGCAAGGAAGCAAGAGCCTTATGATGAG GCTGTGAAACAATTGTATGAAGCTTTGGATAAATGTGAGGAGATACTTAGCAAGCAACGATACCTGTGCGGGAACACATTGTCTGAAGCAGATATTCGGTTGTTTGTCACTCTTATAAGATTCGACGAG GTTTACGTAGTCCACTTCAAGTGCAACAAGAAAGTACTACGAGAATACCCGAATTTGTTCAACTACACCAAAGACATTTTCCAGGTTCCGGGGATGAGCAGCACAGTCAACATGGATCACATAAAGCGGCACTACTACGGAAGCCATCCGTCTATCAATCCATTCGGAATAATTCCTAGCGGGCCAGATATCGACTACTCTTCTCCTCACGACAGAAACAGGTTTTCGACGTAG